In Sphingobacterium zeae, one genomic interval encodes:
- a CDS encoding PepSY-associated TM helix domain-containing protein — protein sequence MLSKINAWLHLWLGIAAGIPVIILGITGCVLVFEHDIKELTTNYIQVAAQKSEEQLPPSAIYKSVKATLPDYEIASSWYYGLDKSIKVSLDHSDSLVYVNPYTAEILAIVNHEDFFHFMDEGHRHLWMPEKIGRQVVGWSTLIFFILLLTGLALWWPKKWNRRSREQSLTIKWKAKFKRINYDLHNVLGFYALTIAFVMCFTGLIMSFPWIRSSVVWMTGGYPNKPKTEKNNKTELPDQPLNDALDVADQIWYKVRHEYAKYNKEAVIVHYPEHDEKTVSACTDMEGGTWRDLNFDRNTLELTGRKQGPIDEANAAEWLMRSNYALHTGFIGGMTTKIIYFVASLVCATLPITGFYIWWGKKRKATKKTKHTPLATP from the coding sequence ATGCTCAGTAAAATTAATGCCTGGCTACACCTTTGGTTAGGAATCGCTGCGGGTATTCCAGTTATCATTTTAGGAATTACAGGCTGCGTACTTGTGTTTGAACATGACATCAAAGAATTGACTACAAACTATATACAGGTCGCAGCGCAAAAATCAGAAGAACAGCTTCCTCCATCTGCAATCTATAAATCTGTTAAAGCGACTCTTCCTGACTATGAAATTGCGAGTTCCTGGTATTATGGACTTGATAAATCAATTAAAGTAAGCCTAGATCACTCTGACAGTCTGGTCTATGTAAACCCTTATACAGCCGAAATTCTGGCAATAGTCAACCATGAGGATTTTTTCCATTTCATGGATGAGGGGCATCGTCATCTTTGGATGCCCGAAAAAATAGGCAGGCAAGTCGTTGGCTGGAGCACTTTAATCTTTTTCATACTACTGCTCACCGGCCTAGCATTATGGTGGCCAAAGAAATGGAACCGTAGATCCAGAGAACAGAGCTTAACCATCAAATGGAAAGCAAAATTCAAACGTATCAATTATGACCTCCACAACGTATTAGGTTTCTATGCACTAACAATCGCATTTGTCATGTGCTTTACAGGGCTCATTATGAGTTTTCCTTGGATTCGAAGTTCTGTAGTCTGGATGACGGGAGGCTATCCCAATAAACCAAAAACGGAAAAAAATAATAAAACTGAGCTTCCGGATCAGCCGCTAAATGACGCGCTAGATGTCGCAGATCAAATTTGGTATAAGGTACGCCATGAGTATGCAAAGTATAACAAAGAGGCCGTTATTGTGCATTATCCTGAACATGACGAGAAAACAGTATCGGCATGTACCGATATGGAAGGCGGCACCTGGCGAGATCTCAATTTCGATCGAAATACACTTGAACTTACAGGCCGGAAACAAGGACCCATTGATGAGGCCAATGCCGCAGAATGGTTGATGCGATCCAACTATGCGCTTCACACCGGTTTTATCGGTGGAATGACAACCAAAATCATCTACTTTGTTGCCTCACTTGTATGCGCAACTTTACCTATCACAGGATTTTACATCTGGTGGGGAAAGAAAAGAAAAGCAACAAAAAAAACGAAACACACTCCATTAGCAACACCCTAA